TTTATGTGGCTtccagggatggagctcaggttgcAGGTTTTCACAGCAAGCACCTATACTGCAAAGCCACCTTGCTGCCCCATCTccgagtttgtgtgtgtgtgtggggtgcctgcatatatgtgggtATGGGTGCACAAGTACACATGCTGTCTGATCTTTGCTTCCCCAAAAGACATTGTCTGCCTTCCAAGGCTGATTGGCACAAACATCCTTGAAAAACCTgtgtggagccaggcagtggtggcgcacacctttgatcccagcactcaggagacagaggagaagcaggcagatctctgagtttgaggccagcctggtcaagagagcaaattccaggacagccaaggcaacagagagaaatcctgtcttgggaaaaagaaaaagaaaaaggccaggcggtggtggcacttgcctttaatcccagcacttgggaggcagaagcaggtggatctctgtgagtttgaggccagcctgatctccaaagcgagttccagaaaaggcacaaagctacacagagaaaccctgtctccggaagaaaagaaaaagaaagaccagTATGGGAAAAAGGCAACCACTATCTGCGCTCTGTCAAAATGCACGTGAAGACCCGTAAAGAACTGTCTCCTGGCtggaagtgtagctcagtggtaacgCTTGCATATGGAGTTGGTGCTCTTTCATCCTCAGTTGGGTTCAGGAAAttcaactcaggttgtcagacttggtggctcTTTTACCTACTGATCCGTCTTACCTGTCCTTAgtacacttttaaaagaaaaatgtataaggaacaaaacaaaacaaaaaaccctgtaaCCATGGTTAGGAAAAAAATGTTGGAAAATAAACTATGAAGGGCGTTTAGCTCTTCTGGCTGTGGAAAATACAGTACAACCCTCTATAATTAAACCGGTGATGTCTTATCACGAGTTACACAAGACACCAATGGGCAAATAAGACACAGGGGAACAGTACAGTCAAGGCAGATTTCAAATCAAGGCAGGTGGGGATGTGACAGGAAAGAAATGGGTGCTGCTGGGTGACTGAGTGCACACATCCCCACTGAGCGAATGAGCTGACACAGCAGCATGTGATGGGAATGTGACAGAGGCTTCCCTCAGCGTACCAGCTGCAGCTCCTGTCCCTGAGCCTGTCCCAACAGGTGGGGCGATTCAGGATGCCTGTTTATGGCTCACCACACCCTGGTAGCCCAGCAGGCCAAAGTACATTTCCATATCCATGCTCAGGTCAGGCTAGGCAGACCTACCTCCTCCTGTCCGACACTCCTACCTTCCTCCATTCCTCACAGGAAGACATCATCAGCATGGTGGGGAGGCAGCCATGCCACCCAAGTCTATTGCCAGCCTGTGCCTAGCTGGCCACATGACTGTCAGTAAGCATTTCGTTTCCTTGGACCAAAATTTCCCTCATTTGCTCCTTAAGCAATTTGGCTAAATCAATGATTTTCAACCATAGCTGTGTATTACAATCAGAGGACTTTAACCATCCCAGTGCCTATTGGCACCCCTGAAAACCACCTAACTCGGTCTCCTGGTAGGGTGGCTGGCCAGGCAGCTGGTTTCCTGCAGTAGGTATGCATAGCATGTGATCTCTAGGATCCTCTGGTGTTTGGAGGCTGAAGACCACTCAACTCACTGGATGGACTGTCCATTTGCTATCTTCTGTTACAGGGATGTTAACCCATACATATGGTCTCAGTCCACCCTCCTCCTGCTTCAAAGCTTGCTTTTGAGAACTTGGTACAGCAGCCTCACTGGGGACTTTGCCCAGCCGCACCCACCCTTCACCAAGTCTCCTGGCCCAGCCCACCTCTTGCATTTGGATGCTTGCAATCAAGGGATCACATTCACAAGACAGCCTGCCCAGATATGGCTTCTTTCCAGCCATGCATAGCAACTGAGGGACAGGCTGGAAGAGAGGGGATATTCACTCCCAGGAACCAAGGGTTTGACATTTCTTACCCCTGATATAGATCCACAAATCTTTTCCAAGGGAAGCTTGACTCTAGTTCTAGGGTGCTGGCTGGTCCCTGGTACTCAGGCCAGAGCTAAGGACTCCATTGCCACCTACCCATTATTCCTCTGCGTTGTATCCAGGAGTCACAGCCTAGGAGTGAGGGTGAAGCCTGAACTTCAGCCTCTCCTGCACTTACTTGCAGCCTGCTATACAAGTCACATGGCACACCTAAGTCTGTGTACTTAGCAATAAACATGACGGTGCCCATTTTACAAGGCCGGTGACAGACGAACACACTACCTCACTCCCCATTCTTATGTTGAGACGCTAGGGAACACTTCTTTGGTTGGGAGCTTACACCTAGCTTGAGAGGAACCACTCATCTGTCATGGAGGAGCCTGAACAGGACATCAAGAAGCTGGCAGGTGAGCGGATCCTGTTCCCAACAGTCCTCAGGGGAatagtggcagaggcaggattcAGAAGGCGGTGGCTAGTGCTGTAGGCAGTGGGCCAGTCATGAGCAGAGAAGTGAAAGGGTTCTGTCCCTGCACCAGCTATACAAATGCAAGCTGCAGCTAGCACTATCTGATTAAGAGAGCCTTCTGAgcatctttttcttctccccaccccacaagGTAGGGCTTcttagcctttttcctgattAGAAAATAGGCTGAGAGGTTCCCTACCTTGTCCAAAGTGTCAGAACTTGTGTCAAAGGATGAACTCAGGCCTGAATTTGTCCCCTTCCAATTAGACTTGGGAAAGTTCCTGGATGAGTTAGCACAGTCCACTTACAAACTGGTGTCTGCGATGCTGCTTTCAGACAGAAGCCTCAGCCTCAGGGACACAGGGCTGAGTCACCTCCATGGCTGAGGTTGGAAGGACAGACAAAACCTGTGTGCTGAAGAAAGGGACATTACTGCTGTGTGAGGAGGCTGTGCTGGgcagggcagtttctttgctgGGAGTATTTGACACTGCTGTACAAGTTTGGAGTTTGCGTTTGGAAAGACCCAAGGCTTCAGATTTAGTGTTCTATAGCTGTTGGCCTGAAATTACTCATTTCCACTTCCTCACTGTTAACTACTGTGCTCTGCCTTTACCTCACCTGGGCATCACTGCAAGATTTACTCATGTCTTCAGAGTTTCATTGTTGCTCTGTggtggggactgaacctagggacTCAGGCATGACAGGGAAGTGCTGTACCACCGAGCAATTTCTTCAGCCTTTCAAggatttttaaaacagggtttccttgtgtaacactgactgttctggaactctctgtagaccagactggccctcaaactcagagatccacatgcctctaactcttaagtgctgggattaaagatgtgcactgcaccaccccaccccaccccacccccagttctttcaagtgtttttgttgttggtggtggttttttgagacagggtctctctgtgtagccctggccatccccaaactcagcgatctgcctgcctctaagcaaGATTTCTAGCACGTCTTTCCTTTCTATTATACAGCTTTGCTAGAGAGCAAGAAACACAAAACATTGCATACTAAAAATACCAGCAAAAAGTTAAGGGCATagattataaatatttctttccCAGGTTAGGCACCACTTTAAAATACAGAATTGGCTTCCTTTCATGATTTGGCtagtaattaagaaaaatcactCAAGATCAAAACTAGGGCCTATGGGATGGCTACTTGCCACACAAGACTAAGACTGAGTCCAACCCTCAGAGCCCACTTAAAGGTTCGCTTTGACCTTTCACACACGCACTGTGGCATGCCCCAcctggaaataaaataaactttattattaagaTTAAAATTAACTACTATCCTTCCCTGGCCTGCCCATGAAAGGGCTGTGGGAagcaggaagtggaggcaaaTGCTGGCTACTGCTGCTTCTCAGTCCATCTCTTTCCCAATATTCTGCCAGGTCAAAGTCAAGACATGAATCCACACTTGCCAACTGACGCATGTGACGGCAAAGCTGACACCATGGGTGCAGGTAAGGTCCATGTTGTAGAGCTGTGCTCACCATGTGGTCAACCCAGTGGGGTTCTAGTTCATATTGTCCTTTAGATAGTAAGTTGACAAGACTCATCCTAGCTCTTAAGGGATGCCATAATAATCATACCATGATTGGCACATATTTCCTAGTAATTTCTCAAATGGCCAACTAAGTACCACGATTGCTACACATTGCCAATGCATTCACATACCCACtgcatattttacttttatatgtaCGGGTGCTCTTTCTACATGTGTatctgcaccatgtgtgtacctggtgccctcagcaaccagaagagggcactggatcacctgggactggagtcagatAGTTGTCAgctgcatgtgggtgctaagaatagaacccaggtcctctggagcagcagccagtgctcttaaccaccgaggcatctctccagccctacagtgCATATTTTAAATCTCTTCCTACGGGCTGAAAATATAAGCTCAGGGTAGACTGCTTACCCTACATGTACTTAATGCTCCAGATTCCCCAACCACAAGAAAGGAAGTAGCTAAGTGTGGTATGCAtgcctgcaattctagcacttGTAAGGCTGAAGCAGGACTTTAAGGTCTGTCTGGGCTGTATCCTTGGACCTGCTTCCAAGGataaacaggggctggagatggcacAGTAAGctgcatgctgctcttccaggaacCCAGTTAGGTTCTCATCTGctagctcacagctgcctgtatcCAGCCTCAGAGCCAGCATGCTTCggcctcaggcacctgcacacacatggtattcAAGCAAACACTtaaatcttttttcaaaattCAAGCTTTCTGTCTGCAGTAGATCTGACAGAGGCACACAACTCAGGTCCGCCCAACACACTAAAGTCCCAGCTCGAAAAGCTCCAAGGTTTTTAGGGTCATCTTTGCTGTTGTGACTGATCATGTGAacaatctttcttccttcctcccctccccctttttctttcgggagttaaggaccgaacccagggccttgtgcttgctaagcaagcgctctaccactgaggtaaatccccaaccccgaacaATCTTTAAAATGGGTATTTATCTAAAAACCTATGTTTGAATTTATGGGTGATCAGAGCTGGTGCTTAAAGTAAGAATTCACAACTCCAAGGAAAATGACTTCATTGAAATTGAACTGCACAGACAAGAGCTGAGTTATCAGAACCTACTACGAGTGAGCTGCTGTGAACTGGGGGTCCACCCAGAACAAGTGGACAAGTTGAGGAAGCTGCCGAACACACTGCTTAGAAAGGTACGCCACACACCACCAAGTACATAATTCTATGGGTAAATGATGTCACACAAAGCCAATTGTTTAGTTTTCA
Above is a window of Onychomys torridus chromosome 8, mOncTor1.1, whole genome shotgun sequence DNA encoding:
- the Ankrd40cl gene encoding putative ANKRD40 C-terminal-like protein isoform X1, translated to MEEPEQDIKKLAGQSQDMNPHLPTDACDGKADTMGAELVLKVRIHNSKENDFIEIELHRQELSYQNLLRVSCCELGVHPEQVDKLRKLPNTLLRKDRDIQRLQNFQELELLVKAGNSEWTQRTASPFTGRPCYNSEAAKMTY
- the Ankrd40cl gene encoding putative ANKRD40 C-terminal-like protein isoform X2, with product MEEPEQDIKKLAVRIHNSKENDFIEIELHRQELSYQNLLRVSCCELGVHPEQVDKLRKLPNTLLRKDRDIQRLQNFQELELLVKAGNSEWTQRTASPFTGRPCYNSEAAKMTY